One Callospermophilus lateralis isolate mCalLat2 chromosome 6, mCalLat2.hap1, whole genome shotgun sequence genomic region harbors:
- the LOC143401627 gene encoding histone H1.3-like gives MSETAPVAPAAPAPAEKTPVKKKAKKAGAAAGKRKASGPPVSELITKAVAASKERSGVSLAALKKALAAAGYDVEKNNSRIKLGLKSLVSKGTLVQTKGTGASGSFKLNKKAGSGEAKPKAKKAGAAKAKKPAGAAKKPKKATGAATPKKSAKKTPKKAKKPTTPAGAKKVAKSPKKVKAAKPKKAAKSPSKAKAPKPKAAKPKAAKPKVSKAKKAAPRKK, from the coding sequence ATGTCCGAGACCGCTCCCGTTGCTCCCGCAGCACCCGCACCTGCGGAGAAGACACCTGTGAAGAAGAAGGCAAAGAAGGCTGGCGCCGCTGCTGGGAAGCGCAAGGCGTCCGGGCCCCCGGTGTCCGAGCTCATCACCAAGGCCGTGGCCGCCTCCAAGGAGCGCAGCGGCGTGTCCCTGGCCGCGCTCAAGAAGGCGCTGGCGGCCGCCGGCTACGACGTGGAGAAGAACAACAGCCGCATCAAGCTGGGCCTCAAGAGCCTGGTGAGCAAGGGCACCCTGGTGCAGACCAAGGGCACCGGCGCCTCCGGCTCCTTCAAGCTCAACAAGAAGGCGGGCTCCGGGGAAGCCAAGCCTAAAGCGAAAAAGGCGGGAGCCGCTAAGGCTAAGAAGCCCGCCGGCGCGGCCAAGAAGCCCAAGAAAGCGACGGGCGCCGCCACCCCCAAGAAGTCCGCCAAGAAGACCCCAAAGAAGGCGAAGAAGCCCACCACTCCTGCAGGGGCCAAGAAGGTGGCCAAGAGCCCCAAAAAGGTGAAAGCGGCTAAGCCAAAGAAGGCTGCGAAGAGTCCGTCTAAGGCCAAGGCCCCAAAGCCCAAGGCAGCTAAACCTAAGGCGGCTAAGCCCAAGGTTTCCAAGGCCAAGAAGGCGGCCCCCAGGAAGAAGTAA